The Alphaproteobacteria bacterium genome includes the window AGGCGGTTTTGAGAAATCCCCATAATCAATGATCAGGCCAGCTCCGCCATGTGTTTTTAAATGCATGGATAAGACTGTCATCAGCGATATCATCGCACTATTGAGCTCAAAAAGATCACCCTCTTGTGGCTTACTCGGAAAATAAGCCTCATAGGCTTTCTGTGCTTGATCAGACTCACCGATTGTGAGCTGAAAGTCATCATGGAAGGTGATGTAAAGTTCTTGCCATTTCTGGTTTTGATAGACGAATTGCTGAATGGGAAAGGCATCAAAAAATTCATTGCCGAAAAAGAAGAGAGGCGATTCCGGCAGCTCAGCAAGGCTTTCAATAAAGTGAATGTCTTTAATGGCTTCACATTTTTTTGTTATTTCTGCTTTATGGTAAGGATTGGTTTCAAGGCAATAGCACTGAATACGTGCGTTCAGATCAGGTATTTTATTCAGAACACGCAGAAAATCTGAAAGAAAGGTGCCTCTGCCAGGGCCAAGCTCAAGAAAAATCAAAGGGCCCTCTGGCCATTTTTCTTGCCATTTGACAATGAACCAGATCGCAATCAATTCTCCAAAGACCTGGCTGATTTCAGGTGATGTGATGAAATCACCATTCTGTCCGATTCGATTGGGGTTTTTGTAATAGCCATATTGCGGATGATAAAGAGCCAGGCTCATGAATTCATAGAGACTTATCGGCCCTTCCGAGCCGATTTTTTGAATCAGAAGCGCCTCAAGATCTGTTTTCATTTTGTCTGAGAGCGATGACTATAGTAAAGAACGCCAAGACCCAAAAGAAACATAGGGATTGAGTAAACTTGTCCTAAGGTGAAAGCATCATAGATATAGCCGATGTGGTTATCAGGTTCTCTGAAACATTCAACAATCACGCGGAAGATCGCATAGAAGCAGATGAAAAGCCCTGTAAGTGTACCAGGTTTTTTCCAGAGATTGAATCTGAAAAAGCCAATGGCCATAATTAAAAAGAGGCAGATTCCTTCAAGACCTGCTTCATAAAGCTGGCTTGGATGACGCGGTACATTGCCGCCTGTCGCAAAGATAACAGCCCAAGGAACATCTGTCATTTTTCCATAGAGTTCTTGATTGATGAAATTGGCAAGTCTGCCAAGAAAAAGACCAATTGGGAGCGTGACAGAAGCAAGATCAGCAATTTGCATCATGGAGATTTTGCGAATGTGTGAGAAGCCCCACAAAGCAAAGACCATGCCAAGGAACCCGCCATGAAAGGACATGCCGCCTTTCCAGGTTGATAAGAGATCAAGTGGTGAGAGAAAGAGGCTTGGTTGATAGAATAGCGCATAGCCAAGGCGCCCGCCAACAATGACGCCGATCACCGACCAGATCAGAAAATCTTCAACGTCAATCGGTTTTACGTTAATGCGTGGATCAGATTGAATGCGGCGGCTAAGATAGAGCCCATAACGCCAGCAAAGAATAAAGCCTAGAAAATAAGCGATTCCATACCATCTGACAGGAAAAGGACCAATCTGAAAGGCAACGGGATGAATGTTTGGAAAAGGGATAGCCATGGAATAAACCTCGGTTTTGATTATGCGTAAGGGTTGTCTGTCATCAGATAATTTTGATAATAATCTTCAATGCCTTCTTCAAGACTATAGAATTTGTGAGCGTAACCACGTTTTTTGAGCTTTCCCATTGCAGCTTCTGTATGGAATTGATATTTGCCAACCAAATGCTCTGGCATATCAATATGCTTGATATTTGGATCTTTGCCAAGGGATTTAAAACAAGCCTCTGCCATGTCTTCAAAAGAGCGCGCTTTACCTGTTCCTACGTTGAAAATGCCGCTTTCTTCAGGGTGATCAATGAACCATTCAATGACCTTCACGCAATCTTTGACATAGATGAAGTCTCGTCTAGGAGCGCCCAAGGCAGGATCAGGTTTAAAAAGCTGAACTTTTCCATCTTTTTGAATTTGCTCATAAAGTTGGTGGGCAACACTGCGCTGTCCACCTTTGTGATATTCATTTGGTCCATAGACGTTAAAGAACTTGAGTCCAACCCATTGTTTTGGGTGGTGGATACCATATTCTGTAAGTTTTTTGACGCGTTGGTCAAAGCAATGCTTGCTCCAACCATAGGGATTAAGAGGGCGTAATCCTTCAATGGAGAGATCATTAAAGCCTTGGCTGCCATCGCCGTAGGTTGCAGCGGATGAGGCATAAATGAAACGAACTTCATTATCAGCGCAAAAATCCCAGAGCTGTGAAGAGAGGTGGAAATTTGTTGCGAGCGTATAGTCTGCATCTGTTTCAGTTGTGTCTGACACAGCGCCCATGTGAATGATCATCTTGAGGTTTTCTTTGTTTTCTTCAAGATATTCTTTTAAGTTTTCAGGAAAGACAAAGTCATCAAACTGATGATTGGCAACGTTTTTCCACTTATCGGCATGGCCAAGCCAGTCGCACAAGACGACTTGTTCAAATGCTTTCTTTTTGAGCATTGCAGCAAATATATTAGACCCAATAAAGCCAGAGGCGCCGGTGATAATAATCATTTTCTATTCTTTTCTGTTCTTTCTCATTTTTTTTCGATGAAAAAAAGGTTATAACAAACTGTACTCCCAATTTAAGTCAAAAATATGAGTTTCGCAAGATGCGATTTCGACTTTTTGGAATATAATGATTGTGACGGGATGCAATATGTGTTACAAACAATTAAGGTGATTTATGCAAACAAAACATCGAATTTTTGATGAATTAGCGAAACTTGCCATGAGTGGTGCTGGAATTGCATCGCAAGTGCGCCAGGACAGTGAAGGTTATTTTAAGAAAAAATGTGAAGAGATATTTGCAAAAGCAGATTTTGTCACACGTGAAGAGTTTGATGTATTAAAAGAGATGCTCGTTCAGGCGCGATTGACAGAAACCAAGCTTGAGGAAAGAATTGAAGCGCTAGAAGCCCAGCTTAAAAAGCACAAATAAGAAATAAGAGAGAGTTTTAGATATATGGGAATGAAATTAGATATGGATGAGACTTTTGAAAAAGGGAATCCGATTGATTCTATCCATGAGTTTTTAGATGGTCTGCCAGGCGATCGTATTTCTCCGTATGATTTGCTTGTTGAATTTCAGGGTGAATGGGGTGTTTATCGATTCCATTATACATGGTATGAACCAAGCCTTTATTTAGGGCTTGTGATAGCCATTGATTTATCCTTTGCAGTTCAGGATCATCCTGGCTTTTATGCTTTGCTCAATGAAGTTAACTCAAAGATGAATCTAGGTCATTTGGAATATACCAAAGAGACTTTAAAATTACATATGCGTTATGGTGTGTTTCTTGAATATGGAATATTGACAGTGCAACACTTTGAATTATTTACAGATTTGTTATTAGATGAGTGTGATAGGTTCTACCCTGTTGTTGATTCATTTCTGAATCAGAACTACTCGCAGGTCGAGGCGATGAACCAAGCCTTCCTTGAGGTTAGGGGCAACGCTTAGGGGGCTGAGAGGGCTTGTTAGAACTAAGATCCGTCACTCAGAGGGTTCCTTTAGGAGCCCGTGGAGTCTTTAAGGGAATAACAACATAGATTGTACTTAGTTTTTAGATTGCTGAGATTCCACGCCACCTCTAAGAGAGGTGGCTCTGAATGACGGATGGAGAAGCTTGTGAGGGTGGCTTTGACTTATAAGAAAAAAAGGCTCTCGATTGAGAGCCCTTTTGTTGTCGAATTTGATTTATTGCTTTTTCCGAAGCAATCCAAAGCCGAGGAGTGAAAGGCCTAAGAGACCAAGCGCGCCTGGTTCAGGCGTTGCTACGCAACCACCAACTGGACATCCATCATCATAGGTAAATCTTAACCCTGATAATTGGAAAGATGACGTTTTATTCGCGTTTTGTCTGACAAAGAGATATTGTTGGACTGTGCCTGGAAGATCTGTGAATACATTGGCACCTGTTATTAAAAGAGGTGTAGTTGCTGAGGTTGCAACAACGTTTGTGAATATTTGGGCTGTTTCACTTGCTCCCAATCCCGATAAATCAATTGCCCAAGTGCCAATGAGACTATTCGCTGTTATAAAGGCAAGAGGAGCCGCTAAGTCGATTCTCACAAAGTCAAATGTTGTACCTCCTGCGGATTGATCAATAGTTGTTGGAGGCCCATTTGAAACGACACCAACTCCAGTTAGATTGCCTTGTATTTGAGAGAACCCTACGCCAATTGTAACGTTTACTGGACTTGTTGTTGATCCGCCAGATAAGATGACATTATCATCAGCT containing:
- a CDS encoding SAM-dependent methyltransferase produces the protein MKTDLEALLIQKIGSEGPISLYEFMSLALYHPQYGYYKNPNRIGQNGDFITSPEISQVFGELIAIWFIVKWQEKWPEGPLIFLELGPGRGTFLSDFLRVLNKIPDLNARIQCYCLETNPYHKAEITKKCEAIKDIHFIESLAELPESPLFFFGNEFFDAFPIQQFVYQNQKWQELYITFHDDFQLTIGESDQAQKAYEAYFPSKPQEGDLFELNSAMISLMTVLSMHLKTHGGAGLIIDYGDFSKPPQSSLQAVKGHRQVPIFTAIGETDLTTHIDFSCLDQIAKEHGMTSRSFSTQRDFLLSLGLRDRVMKLCEHASSDEKKADIVSRAERLVDQGQMGELFKVMSFE
- a CDS encoding prolipoprotein diacylglyceryl transferase, which encodes MAIPFPNIHPVAFQIGPFPVRWYGIAYFLGFILCWRYGLYLSRRIQSDPRINVKPIDVEDFLIWSVIGVIVGGRLGYALFYQPSLFLSPLDLLSTWKGGMSFHGGFLGMVFALWGFSHIRKISMMQIADLASVTLPIGLFLGRLANFINQELYGKMTDVPWAVIFATGGNVPRHPSQLYEAGLEGICLFLIMAIGFFRFNLWKKPGTLTGLFICFYAIFRVIVECFREPDNHIGYIYDAFTLGQVYSIPMFLLGLGVLYYSHRSQTK
- the rfaD gene encoding ADP-glyceromanno-heptose 6-epimerase yields the protein MIIITGASGFIGSNIFAAMLKKKAFEQVVLCDWLGHADKWKNVANHQFDDFVFPENLKEYLEENKENLKMIIHMGAVSDTTETDADYTLATNFHLSSQLWDFCADNEVRFIYASSAATYGDGSQGFNDLSIEGLRPLNPYGWSKHCFDQRVKKLTEYGIHHPKQWVGLKFFNVYGPNEYHKGGQRSVAHQLYEQIQKDGKVQLFKPDPALGAPRRDFIYVKDCVKVIEWFIDHPEESGIFNVGTGKARSFEDMAEACFKSLGKDPNIKHIDMPEHLVGKYQFHTEAAMGKLKKRGYAHKFYSLEEGIEDYYQNYLMTDNPYA
- a CDS encoding accessory factor UbiK family protein, producing the protein MQTKHRIFDELAKLAMSGAGIASQVRQDSEGYFKKKCEEIFAKADFVTREEFDVLKEMLVQARLTETKLEERIEALEAQLKKHK
- a CDS encoding YbjN domain-containing protein; translated protein: MGMKLDMDETFEKGNPIDSIHEFLDGLPGDRISPYDLLVEFQGEWGVYRFHYTWYEPSLYLGLVIAIDLSFAVQDHPGFYALLNEVNSKMNLGHLEYTKETLKLHMRYGVFLEYGILTVQHFELFTDLLLDECDRFYPVVDSFLNQNYSQVEAMNQAFLEVRGNA
- a CDS encoding PEP-CTERM sorting domain-containing protein, with product MFKRSLLATTAILACTFLASQAQAVTQTIQWNFAVVFTNTQSRSFDSTGLPLVPGWTAADDNVILSGGSTTSPVNVTIGVGFSQIQGNLTGVGVVSNGPPTTIDQSAGGTTFDFVRIDLAAPLAFITANSLIGTWAIDLSGLGASETAQIFTNVVATSATTPLLITGANVFTDLPGTVQQYLFVRQNANKTSSFQLSGLRFTYDDGCPVGGCVATPEPGALGLLGLSLLGFGLLRKKQ